A single region of the Trichoplusia ni isolate ovarian cell line Hi5 chromosome 24, tn1, whole genome shotgun sequence genome encodes:
- the LOC113505111 gene encoding uncharacterized protein LOC113505111, which yields MKSTNMESCSDRLSPSSDLTSESETSLPPFPYDNQNGNFYQAELNEKQYFSCKQKARSEEKSPKDVYLQDSNKMAFENYLSPPRNKKYLNFELKLPPTNENIFSQLEGEDRMRSGYFNEVQDLKSCVQNENNPTLSEIKLNQQIFDGVNVSGERERVPQTYFAENENSNLRRCLNFNSEQVQCVCEALQQKGDIEKLAAFLWSLPPSELLRGHETILRARALVAYHRGVYQELYAILEAHSFPPRHHTALQNLWFKAHYKEAEKVRGRALGAVDKYRLRKKYPLPKTIWDGEETVYCFKEKSRNALKDCYYRNRYPTPDEKRALAQKTGLTLTQVSNWFKNRRQRDRTPQQPNRPEMLVPAQYAGPQGGLAQALLPNAYYHQLQDPTHYLHGGAP from the exons ATGAAATCCACAAATATGGAATCGTGTTCGGACCGTCTCAGCCCATCGAGTGATCTGACCAGCGAATCTGAAACCTCTCTACCGCCATTCCCATATGACAATCAAAATGGCAACTTCTACCAAGCAGAATTAAACgaaaaacaatacttttctTGCAAACAAAAAGCAAGAAGCGAAGAAAAAAGCCCAAAAGACGTTTATTTACAAGATAGCAACAAAATGGCGTTCGAGAACTACCTCTCGCCGCCgagaaacaaaaagtatttaaatttcgaacTCAAATTGCCGCCAACCAACgagaatattttttcacaattgGAAGGCGAAGACCGCATGCGTTCAGGCTACTTCAACGAGGTTCAAGATCTAAAAAGTTGCgttcaaaatgaaaacaacCCTACTTTatcagaaataaaattgaaccaGCAGATTTTTGATGGGGTTAATGTAAGTGGGGAAAGGGAGAGAGTACCGCAGACGTACTTCGCTGAGAATGAGAACAGTAACTTGCGAAGATGTTTGAACTTTAATTCGGAACAAGTGCAGTGCGTTTGCGAGGCTTTGCAACAGAAGGGTGATATTGAAAAACTAGCGGCTTTCTTGTGGAGCTTGCCGCCAAGCGAGTTGCTCAGAGGCCATGAAACTATCTTGAG agcTCGAGCACTTGTCGCGTACCATAGAGGGGTATATCAAGAACTCTATGCTATACTAGAGGCGCACTCGTTCCCGCCGAGACACCACACCGCTCTACAAAATCTATGGTTCAAAGCGCATTATAAGGAGGCTGAAAAAGTTCGGGGCAGAGCTTTAG GTGCTGTAGACAAGTATAGGTTAAGAAAAAAGTACCCGCTGCCCAAGACCATATGGGATGGTGAAGAAACAGTTTACTGTTTCAAGGAGAAAAGCAGAAACGCACTTAAAGACTGTTATTATAGAAATAG ATACCCCACCCCTGATGAGAAACGTGCCCTCGCTCAGAAGACTGGTCTGACCCTCACTCAAGTGTCCAACTGGTTCAAGAACAGGAGGCAGCGAGATCGCACGCCACAACAGCCTAACAGACC tgaAATGTTGGTTCCTGCTCAATACGCGGGCCCACAAGGCGGTTTGGCACAGGCATTACTCCCGAATGCCTATTACCACCAGTTACAAGACCCAACGCACTATTTACATGGAGGGGCGCCGTAA
- the LOC113505110 gene encoding beclin-1-like protein: MSDTKSFVNFSCQRCLQPLKLDESLNNLGEHTIADLTLQIRRNNEVDLDMQSTSLEHYVPPFRMSESGNGANGFMVISDGWETTSLGHQLHVKATLFDLLSNNSDVDHPLCDECTDTLLELMDNQLRQTEAEWKDYNDYLKKLEDDKEDLNLEGLEKELEDWKQEQSRLLQELSALQKEERAMKEEIDIQEREKERLEKEQDVYWREYTRYRKDLMTIEDQMKFYECQLAYTQSQLEKLKKTNVFKATFHISDSGQFGIINNFRLGRLPSAPVDWSEINAAWGQTVLLLASLARKISFNFQRYRLVPYGNHSYIEVLEDQKILPLYGSGGFRFLWDTKFDAAMVAFLDCLQQFKEQVEKGDTGFCLPYRIDKGKIEDTASPPHAYSIKIQFNSEEHWTKALKYMLTNLKWALTWISSQFSEEKLENQ, from the coding sequence ATGAGTGATACAAAATCTTTCGTCAACTTCTCGTGTCAGCGCTGTTTACAGCCTCTCAAGTTAGACGAGTCTTTAAATAACTTAGGTGAGCACACTATTGCTGATTTAACACTTCAAATACGTCGCAACAATGAGGTCGACTTGGATATGCAATCCACGAGCTTGGAGCACTATGTACCTCCTTTCCGAATGTCAGAGTCAGGAAACGGCGCCAATGGCTTCATGGTTATCTCCGACGGCTGGGAAACCACATCCCTAGGCCACCAGCTACATGTCAAAGCTACATTATTCGATTTACTGTCGAATAATTCAGATGTAGACCACCCACTGTGCGATGAGTGCACTGATACTCTTCTAGAACTTATGGACAACCAATTAAGACAGACAGAGGCTGAATGGAAGGACTACAACGATTATCTAAAGAAGTTAGAGGATGACAAAGAAGATCTTAACTTAGAAGGACTTGAAAAAGAGTTAGAAGATTGGAAGCAAGAACAAAGTAGGTTGTTACAAGAGTTGTCTGCTCTACAGAAAGAGGAAAGAGCGATGAAAGAAGAGATAGATATTCAGGAAAGAGAGAAAGAGAGGTTAGAAAAGGAGCAGGATGTTTACTGGAGGGAATACACAAGGTATCGGAAAGATTTAATGACAATTGAAGATCAGATGAAGTTTTATGAATGTCAGTTGGCGTACACACAGTCACAACTTGAGAAGTTAAAGAAAACTAATGTATTCAAGGCTACATTCCATATTTCTGATTCGGGACAATTTggtattataaataactttagatTGGGAAGGCTGCCATCAGCTCCTGTAGACTGGTCTGAAATTAATGCTGCGTGGGGACAAACCGTTCTTCTGCTTGCATCGTTGGCAAGGAAAATTAGCTTTAATTTCCAACGTTACCGGTTAGTACCATACGGTAATCATTCCTACATAGAAGTATTGGAAGACCAGAAAATATTACCATTGTACGGTTCTGGTGGTTTTCGGTTCCTATGGGATACAAAATTTGATGCCGCAATGGTAGCATTTCTTGACTGTCTACAGCAATTTAAGGAGCAAGTTGAAAAGGGTGATACGGGTTTTTGTCTTCCATACCGCATAGATAAGGGGAAGATAGAAGATACTGCGTCACCTCCGCATGCctattctattaaaatacagtttaattCAGAAGAACATTGGACTAAAGCTCTAAAGTATATGCTGACGAATCTGAAGTGGGCGTTGACTTGGATTTCATCACAATTTAGCGAAGAGAAATTAGAAAATCAATGA
- the LOC113505152 gene encoding 23 kDa integral membrane protein-like, translated as MFRGFAKYLIYSVNLVFTLIGLLITALGAFIVIKINQLKEAVPILGTNEYLQLAPYGVLVFGLIIFVVSFSGCCGTGMQVKWLLILYTVFLSILIALKLALVVLMFMADVKKATDATLTQSFDKNDGILQGCEAYFECCGTYGPESYNNTGNLVPYTCCKGYTGKESLTCYKDDAYPEGCLTKVAAKVSKFVRNTAISAIVIMAFECAFLGVTIYLIRTIKPKEGCKPEEDKTEKENS; from the exons atgtttcgaGGTTTCGCCAAATATCTTATTTACTCCGTCAATTTGGTTTTTACG ctAATAGGGCTATTAATTACAGCCCTTGGTGCGTTTATAGTGATCAAGATTAATCAATTGAAGGAAGCTGTACCAATTTTAGGCACCAATGAATACCTTCAACTTGCACCATATGGCGTCCTTGTTTTTGGACtcataatatttgttgtatctTTTTCTGGATGCTGCGGCACGGGTATGCAAGTAAAATGGTTGTTGATActg TACACAGTTTTCCTGTCAATACTGATCGCTTTGAAGCTGGCTCTtgtagttttaatgtttatggCTGATGTCAAAAAGGCTACTGACGCGACTTTAACTCAATCATTTGATAAAAATGATGGAATATTGCAAGGTTGTGAAGCTTAT TTCGAATGCTGTGGAACTTACGGTCCAGAATCCTACAATAACACAGGGAACCTTGTTCCATACACATGCTGCAAGGGTTACACTGGGAAGGAGTCCTTGACTTGCTATAAGGACGATGCCTACCCTGAAGGCTGTCTCACAAAGGTGGCAGCTAAGGTCAGCAAGTTTGTGAGGAATACTGCCATCAGTGCCATCGTGATAATGGCCTTTGAG TGCGCGTTTCTTGGTGTCACGATATATTTGATCAGAACTATTAAACCCAAAGAGGGGTGTAAACCAGAAGAAGATAAAACAGAGAAAGAGAATagctaa